A single genomic interval of Candidatus Sulfotelmatobacter sp. harbors:
- a CDS encoding exo-alpha-sialidase: MSKVRVLAGTRKGAFILTADGKRQNWEVSGPHFAGWEIYHLKGSPVDPNRIYASQTSGWFGQIMQRSDDGGKTWHQPGTPPGQAAAPGAPPKTDSNKFAYDTSSETGAPLTTHQFYDGTQHPWEFKRVWHLEPSLTDANTVYAGIEDAALFRSTDGGENWKELSGLRGHGTGPMWQPGAGGMCLHTIILDPSNPQRIYIAISAAGAFRTDDGGKNWKPINQGLHSKYIPNPTAEVGHCVHHVAMNPKRPGVLFMQKHWDVMRSDNAGDQWTKISGNLPTDFGFVIDIHAHEPETVYVVPIKSDSEHYVHEGKLRVFRSRSGGNEWEPLTKGLPQKDCYVNVLRDAMAVDTLDECGIYFGTTGGQIYASADAGDSWNPIVRDLPAVLSVEVQTLP; this comes from the coding sequence ATGAGTAAGGTAAGAGTCCTGGCGGGCACCCGCAAAGGCGCATTCATTCTTACGGCGGACGGCAAACGCCAGAACTGGGAGGTCAGCGGTCCGCACTTTGCGGGCTGGGAGATTTATCACCTCAAAGGCTCGCCAGTCGATCCCAATCGAATTTATGCTTCGCAGACGAGCGGCTGGTTTGGCCAGATCATGCAGCGCTCCGACGATGGCGGAAAAACCTGGCATCAGCCGGGAACGCCTCCCGGACAAGCTGCCGCACCGGGCGCTCCACCGAAAACCGACAGCAACAAATTTGCTTACGACACATCGTCCGAGACCGGCGCGCCGCTGACCACACACCAATTTTATGACGGCACGCAGCATCCTTGGGAGTTCAAGCGGGTCTGGCATCTCGAGCCGTCGCTCACTGATGCCAACACGGTTTACGCCGGAATCGAGGACGCGGCTCTATTCCGCTCGACCGATGGCGGCGAAAATTGGAAAGAACTCTCCGGCCTGCGCGGTCACGGCACTGGCCCCATGTGGCAGCCCGGCGCGGGAGGCATGTGCCTGCATACCATCATTCTCGATCCCAGTAATCCGCAGCGCATTTATATTGCGATCTCGGCGGCTGGAGCGTTTCGCACCGACGATGGCGGCAAGAATTGGAAGCCCATTAATCAGGGACTCCATTCCAAATACATTCCCAACCCGACGGCCGAGGTGGGACATTGCGTGCACCACGTCGCGATGAACCCGAAGCGCCCGGGAGTGCTGTTCATGCAGAAACATTGGGACGTGATGCGCTCCGATAACGCCGGCGACCAGTGGACAAAAATCAGCGGCAACCTGCCGACGGATTTCGGTTTTGTCATCGACATTCACGCCCATGAGCCGGAAACGGTTTACGTTGTTCCGATCAAGAGCGATTCCGAACATTACGTTCACGAAGGTAAGCTACGCGTGTTCCGCAGCCGCTCGGGCGGCAACGAGTGGGAGCCGCTTACCAAGGGTCTGCCGCAAAAAGATTGCTATGTCAACGTACTGCGCGACGCGATGGCCGTCGACACGCTGGATGAATGCGGAATTTATTTCGGCACGACGGGCGGCCAGATTTATGCCTCGGCAGACGCCGGAGATAGCTGGAATCCGATCGTGCGGGATTTGCCGGCCGTGCTCTCGGTGGAAGTGCAAACACTGCCGTGA
- a CDS encoding GNAT family N-acetyltransferase translates to MSDETPQCSSSVSSVPSVVKAFDFAQAESPAQIAQARELFLEYAESLGFSLCFQNFDKELAELPGDYAPPAGSLLLAEYEGQLAGCVAFHNLIRATTNDHRLTTDNICEMKRLYLRPQFRSKGLGRALADRIIAEARQIGYKRMRLDTVEPVMKDAVAMYRQLGFVEIAPYCANPIAGALYMELLL, encoded by the coding sequence ATGAGCGACGAAACGCCCCAATGTTCTTCCTCTGTGTCCTCAGTGCCCTCTGTGGTTAAAGCGTTTGACTTCGCGCAAGCCGAATCCCCAGCGCAAATCGCGCAAGCCCGCGAACTCTTCCTCGAATACGCGGAGTCGCTAGGCTTCAGTCTCTGCTTCCAGAATTTCGACAAAGAACTGGCGGAACTTCCCGGCGACTACGCGCCACCAGCGGGCAGCCTGCTGCTGGCAGAATACGAAGGCCAACTCGCCGGCTGCGTCGCTTTTCACAACCTAATCAGGGCAACGACAAACGACCATCGACTAACGACCGACAACATCTGCGAGATGAAGCGCCTCTACCTGCGCCCGCAATTCCGCAGCAAAGGATTAGGTCGCGCACTCGCCGATCGCATCATCGCCGAGGCTCGCCAGATCGGCTACAAACGCATGCGTCTTGATACAGTCGAACCCGTCATGAAAGACGCCGTCGCGATGTACCGCCAACTCGGCTTCGTCGAAATCGCTCCCTATTGCGCCAATCCGATCGCAGGCGCGCTCTACATGGAACTACTCTTGTAA
- a CDS encoding glycoside hydrolase family 16 protein, whose translation MESQGDQRHRQRRTLFVIIFVAVALAVGAGASSLAGQAAAPPTASPQIAAPTNVPAWKLIWSDEFNGANGSAVDASKWTAESGGGGWGNNELEYYTDRLENASQVDGNLVITVRQEKVREEKSAGADGVTRNYTSARLKTLGKFSRAYGRFEARIKIPFGQGIWPAFWMLGDDIEKPGWPDCGEIDIMENIGKEPALVHGTIHGPGYSGEHGIGSPYALPSGRRFADDFHVYAVEWEPNTIRFYVDDDLYATRTPANLPKGAKWVYDHPFFLLLNVAVGGYWPGSPDATTVFPQTMLVDYVRVYERAAPPSRPAQPSLPQP comes from the coding sequence ATGGAATCCCAGGGCGACCAACGCCACCGCCAGCGCCGAACACTATTCGTAATCATTTTCGTTGCCGTCGCTCTCGCCGTCGGTGCGGGTGCGAGCAGCTTAGCCGGACAGGCGGCCGCTCCGCCAACTGCCAGCCCGCAGATTGCCGCGCCGACAAATGTTCCGGCATGGAAACTGATTTGGAGCGATGAGTTCAACGGCGCCAACGGCTCCGCAGTCGATGCCTCCAAATGGACCGCAGAAAGCGGCGGCGGAGGCTGGGGCAACAATGAACTCGAATACTATACCGATCGCTTAGAGAACGCTTCGCAGGTCGACGGAAATCTCGTCATCACAGTTCGCCAGGAAAAAGTCCGCGAGGAGAAATCCGCCGGCGCCGATGGCGTGACCAGAAATTACACTTCGGCGCGCCTGAAAACCTTGGGCAAGTTTTCGCGAGCCTATGGCCGCTTCGAAGCGCGCATCAAGATTCCCTTCGGACAAGGAATCTGGCCCGCCTTCTGGATGCTGGGCGATGACATCGAGAAGCCCGGCTGGCCGGATTGCGGCGAGATCGACATTATGGAAAACATTGGTAAAGAGCCGGCACTGGTTCACGGCACGATTCATGGGCCGGGATATTCTGGGGAACACGGCATCGGTTCGCCCTATGCGCTACCGAGCGGCCGGCGATTCGCCGACGACTTCCATGTCTATGCGGTAGAGTGGGAGCCGAACACGATCCGCTTCTATGTGGATGACGATCTCTATGCGACGCGCACTCCCGCTAACCTGCCCAAAGGAGCGAAATGGGTTTACGACCATCCGTTCTTTCTGCTGCTGAACGTCGCCGTGGGTGGCTACTGGCCTGGAAGTCCGGACGCGACCACTGTATTCCCGCAAACCATGCTGGTGGACTATGTGCGAGTGTACGAGCGTGCTGCGCCGCCTAGCCGTCCGGCGCAACCCAGCCTGCCTCAACCCTGA
- the fabG gene encoding 3-oxoacyl-[acyl-carrier-protein] reductase → MSLTGRIALVTGASQGIGRTCALRLAKAGATVAVAARNQEKLNELVAEITAAGGQAAAFALDVTDEDQVKATVKAIIANPQFGKIDILVNNAGITRDQLVMRMKRADWDAVLQTNLTSAYLCIQAVIPAMLKQRWGRIVNITSVFGQMGQAGQANYAASKAGLIGLTMAIAREVGSRNITCNAVAPGFIETAMTAVLSDEFKQTAVKQIPLGRVGTPDDVASAVTFLASDEASYITGHVLSVNGGLLMG, encoded by the coding sequence ATGTCCCTCACAGGACGCATCGCGCTGGTCACTGGCGCCTCGCAAGGCATCGGACGCACCTGCGCCCTCCGACTCGCGAAAGCTGGAGCGACCGTCGCCGTTGCCGCTCGCAATCAGGAAAAGCTGAACGAACTGGTCGCCGAAATCACCGCCGCCGGAGGCCAGGCCGCCGCCTTCGCCCTCGACGTTACGGACGAAGATCAGGTCAAGGCGACCGTCAAAGCCATCATCGCCAATCCGCAGTTCGGCAAAATCGACATCCTCGTCAACAACGCCGGCATCACCCGCGACCAGCTTGTCATGCGCATGAAGCGCGCTGACTGGGACGCAGTCCTGCAAACCAACCTCACCTCCGCCTATCTCTGCATCCAGGCGGTCATCCCCGCCATGCTCAAGCAGCGCTGGGGACGCATCGTCAACATCACCAGCGTTTTCGGCCAGATGGGCCAGGCCGGGCAGGCCAACTACGCCGCCTCCAAAGCCGGGCTCATCGGCCTGACCATGGCCATCGCCCGCGAAGTCGGCTCGCGCAACATCACCTGCAACGCCGTCGCCCCCGGCTTCATCGAAACCGCCATGACCGCCGTCCTGAGCGACGAATTCAAACAGACCGCCGTCAAACAGATTCCGCTCGGCCGCGTGGGAACGCCCGACGACGTCGCCAGCGCCGTTACCTTCCTCGCTTCCGACGAAGCCTCGTACATCACCGGCCACGTGCTAAGCGTAAACGGCGGCTTGCTGATGGGATAA